The genomic stretch CAGCTGACCTCTACATATGTCAGAGGCTCTTAAGCAAGCTTGGATGTatggagtgatgcaccatcaataactcacgccgagacttaggaagtgagatatcggcttttattgactgaagaacactacatcctggggaaatgagggagagcagcaggccacagtcgcctttatacaggggtctgtgggaggagccacaggggtagtcagcagggtcttgggaggagccacaggagcagtcagacaggtatatctagttcaccacattcacccctcctttgtttaaaaaaaaattcccaagtatatttacaggttaagtcgatcaggtggtcgaatcgttcgctgcgatctacggagctccggctgcaattgcacaggagccggaggtggtgtgtgctccgaaggcggagagtgggttaattctgtcccaacaggaggtgtcagggatccctcgcgtgtgagcgagggccctggaacagacgcatacggagtctgtgtggggcacggtgcgcgcggagtcacttcgggtacagggtgcaaagttaccgtggagtgctcggggtagtggtctgctgctccggcgggcgccaggtcgcggacagagaccgtgtcctcccgcccatcaggcaagaccacgtaggcatactggggattagcatgcaggaggtgaaccttctcgaccagtggtgagtacttattactcctcgcatgtttacgcagcagcactggccccggggacgtcagccaaactggcagggtggtcccagtgacagacttcctgggaaaagagaataagcgttcgtgaggggtggcattagtggacgtacacaacagggagcggatagagtggagtgcctcagggaggacctcctgccatcgggagaccggcaacccttgtgacttaagggctaaaagtatggccttccacaccgtggcattctccctctccacctggccattcccccggggattataactcgtggtgcgactagtagctatgcccctagcaagcaggaaccggcgcaactcgtcactcataaaggaggaccctctatcactgtggacatagcagggatatccgaacagtgtgaagagctggcgcaggacttttatgaccgacgtggtagtagtgtcggggcagggaacggcaaaggggaatcgcgagtactcgtcaataatactgagaaagtagacattgcggtcggtggagggaagggggcccttaaagtcaatactcagtcgctcaaaagggcgggtggccttgacaagctgtgcagtgtcaggacggtagaagtgcggtttgcactcagcgcagatctggcagtccctggtcatcgtcctgatgtcctccagggagtacggcaggttccgggctttaatgaagtgataaaaccgggtgacccccgggtggcaaagttgggcatgaagggcatacagctggtcgagctgggcactagcacacggtccccgggatagggcatcagacggttcattgagcctgccaggccggtacaggatatcgtaagtataggtggagagttctattctccatcgcaaaattttatcatttttgattttgtcccgctgttggctgctgaacatgaacgcaaccgagcgctggtcggtcagcaaggtgaaccttctgccggcgagatagtgcctccagtgccgaatagcttccactatggcttgggcttctttctccaccgtggagtgccgaagttcagagccttgaagggtacgggaaaaaaacgccactggcctgccttcctgattgagggtagcagccagcgcgacgtcagaggcgtcactctctacttggaagggaatggtctcgtctaccgcatgcatcgttgctttggcaatgtcccctttaatgcagctgaaggccgcgcgggcctcggcagagaggggaaaggtggtagacttgaccagggggcgggccttgtctgcgtaatggggaacccattgggcgtaataggaaaaaaaacccaggcaccgccggagggccttgagagtagtgggaagagggagttctaacagggggcgcatacggtcggggtcagggccaatgaccccgttctccacgacatacccaaggatagcgagtcgtgtggttctgaacacacacttgtccttgttataagtcaggttcaaagcatcggccacctggaaaaaacgttggaggttggcgtcatggtccgaccagtcgcgaccacagatggtgatgttatctagatagggaaatgtggccgtcagtttgtactggtccaccatccggtccatctccctctggaagaccgagaccccatttgtgacaccaaacgggacgcgcagaaagtgatagagcctgccacccgcctcgaaggcggtgtaggggcggtcctctgggcggatggggagctggtgataagcggatttcagatcaattgtcgagtacaccttgtactgagctatctggttgaccatatccgcgatgcggggtaggtggtacgcgtcaagctgcgtgaatctattgatggtctggctgtagtccacaaccatcctatttttctgcccagtccgaacaacgaccacctgggaccgccatgggcttgtgcttggctcaatgatcccctccctgagcagcccctgcacctctgaatgaataaaggccctgtcccccgcactgtacctcctacttttagttgccacaggtttacagtcgggggtcaggttggtgaacagcgatgggggagggatcttgagggtggagaggttgcaaatagtgtcagcagcacagctatcgacatggtgctgggcgggatgtggggttcggggtgtatgtgcgtgtggtaacggagtatatggcgaagtcccaccaaactgaggattcctgacagtgagtggcgggtggggcccgtcatatgccatagtcacactttcgagatggctctggaagtccagccccaatagcacaggtgcgcacagccgaggcatgaccaggaacgcaaagttccgatattctgtgccctgcaccaccaatgtcgctacacaacccacccggatgtctgtggaatgcgaccctgaagccaaggtgatcttccgacggaccggccgtgtcacgagtccgcagcgtttcactgtggccgggtcaataaaactctcagtgctgcccgtgtcaaacaggcagcgagtcctgtgcccctccaccaggatgtccatcatcgaccttgcgagctggtgcggagcgctttggtcgagggtcacggaagccagcgtagaacggggcgtgtcgggggcggggcctggtgacgccagcaaagatggccgctcacatccgggcatgcaagatggcggctcccaggtcgcacacgggtaggtaggggcggggcctggtgacggcggcaaagatggttgtccacatccggtcatgcaaaatggcggcccccaggtctcagacgcggcgctgctcgaccccgggcgcggtttagatttacagaccttggcgaaatggcccttcttcccacagctggaacacgtCGCTTCGCGTGCCGGACAGAGTTcccgggcatgtttccgaagcccacaaaagtaacagagtttcgtacctggcgaattcgtggggtttgagataccgcgactggcagcggcgttggcgaattcgctcggaaccggggaatggcgcggctggacttcttcggcgtacagttgcgcagcctctatcgaactggccgtctctatcgcagagcgtaaggtaagatcagctttttccagcagccgctggcggatacaca from Hemitrygon akajei chromosome 7, sHemAka1.3, whole genome shotgun sequence encodes the following:
- the LOC140730025 gene encoding uncharacterized protein, giving the protein MMDILVEGHRTRCLFDTGSTESFIDPATVKRCGLVTRPVRRKITLASGSHSTDIRSVTGTTLPVWLTSPGPVLLRKHARSNKYSPLVEKVHLLHANPQYAYVVLPDGREDTVSVRDLAPAGAADHYPEHSTVTLHPVPEVTPRAPCPTQTPYASVPGPSLTREGSLTPPVGTELTHSPPSEHTPPPAPVQLQPELRRSQRTIRPPDRLNL